The region GCCAGTGCGGAACCCGATACGGCAGCCAGAGCAGAAAGAAGAAGGAAATTCAGTTTTTTCATGTTTTTTGCCTCGTCATTAAATTCATCTGGGCGCACCTTAACAAGCGATGTTAATGACTGCAAATGTGATATAAATCGCGGTTTTATACTGATATTGTTAACTTTTTTATTGAAGTTGTTGCAATGATGTTTGATTGTCGGGGTGTCAACAGGGGATGTTTTTAGCGTTTAGGAACCGTTTAGTTTTTTGACTAAACATAAACTGAACGAGGCGGGGATAGTGATTTGAGATGAATTAATTGGGTTTCTAATAATTTCCAAAAATATTTCACCTGTCACACAAAACAACAAAGCCTTACATTTCGAGCGATGAATATACGTTCAATCGCGCAGGCCGGTTTCCCTTCCATGTCATTTTTCTGACACGTTTATTCTTTACGTTGTTGGCTTCACTAACTGGATGCTAACAATATGAAAAGAAAAATTATTCCTGTTCTAATCGGCTGTACGCTCTCTTTCTCTGGCCTGGCGGCGCAGCCCACTGCTGAGCGCTATGTCGTCAGCTTCCCTGAAGGCTCCCACGTGAGCTACAGCGGCGCGTTTGCCAGCGCGTTTCCGAACGGACTGCCCGTGGGAATCGGTTCTGGCCTGCTGTTTACGGGCAAGCAGGGTGATGCCCTGACCTTTGCGACCGTGACCGATCGCGGTCCAAACGCCGATGCGCCAAAAATGGGTAAAAACGAAGCCAAAATATTTGTCACGCCAGATTTCGCGCCGCTGCTGATGACCATCCGCGTCCAGAACGGCAAAGCGGAGGCGGTTGATGCCCGTCCGCTGCATGACGATAAAGGCGAAATTAACGGTCTGCCGCTGCAAAGCGGTGTGATTGGCTCCACTAACGAAGTGGCCTTCAGCGATACCTTAAAGACGCTCAAGGGTGACAACCGCGGGCTGGATACGGAAGGCATCACGCCGGACGGGAAAGGCGGCTACTGGCTGTGCGACGAGTACGGCCCTTTCCTGATTAACGTCGACGGCAAAGGGAAGATCCTGGCGATCCACGGGCCGCAGGCGGCGGAAGGGGAGAAATCCATCGCGGGCGGCCTGCCAAACATTATCAAATGGCGCCAGGCGAACCGGGGCTTTGAAGGCCTGACCCGGATGCCGGACGGGCGTATTATCGCCGCCGTGCAAAGCACGCTGGATATCGACGGTAAGAGCAAAAAGCAGGCGCTGTTTACGCGTCTGGTGAGCTTCGACCCGGCAACCGGGAAAACGGCGATGTACGGTTACCCTATCGACAGCGCGGCCTACAGCAAAAACAGCGACGCCAAAATCGGCGACATCGTGGCGCTCGATGACCAGCACATCCTGCTGATTGAGCAGGGAAGCGATAAAAACGACGGCATGCGTAACCTTATCTACAAGGTGGATCTCAGCAAGGCGAGCGACCTGACCGCCTTCGACAAGCCGGGCGAATACCCGGAGTTTGATGATGAGAAAACCCTGGCGCAGCGCGGCATTACCCTTGCGGCAAAAACGCAGGTGGTCGATCTGCGCGCGCTGGGCTGGCAGCAGGAGAAGGCCGAAGGGCTGGCGCTGATCGACAGCAAAACGCTTGCGGTGGCGAACGATAACGACTTTGGCGTGAAGGTGGCGATGCAAAACCCGGTCGAGGGCAAGAAGCTCAAGGATTATCGGGTGAACGCGGAAGGCAAGCTGACGCTGGATGATAAACCGGTGGAAACCACGCTCAGCGTGAAGCCGCTGAAAAAGCCGGAGTCGGACAGCGAGCTGTGGATTGTGACGCTGCCGGAAGCGGTGAAATAAGTTTACCCTTCTTGCTAAAGGCTGGGGTATCCCCACAAGATAATGCCTGCACAGACGGCTCCCTCTCCCTTGAGGGAGAGGGCTGGGGTGAGGGGGAACATACGGCTGTGGAGGTTATTCCGTTCACTCTATGTTCCTTGCTACTCT is a window of Enterobacter cloacae complex sp. ECNIH7 DNA encoding:
- a CDS encoding esterase-like activity of phytase family protein; amino-acid sequence: MKRKIIPVLIGCTLSFSGLAAQPTAERYVVSFPEGSHVSYSGAFASAFPNGLPVGIGSGLLFTGKQGDALTFATVTDRGPNADAPKMGKNEAKIFVTPDFAPLLMTIRVQNGKAEAVDARPLHDDKGEINGLPLQSGVIGSTNEVAFSDTLKTLKGDNRGLDTEGITPDGKGGYWLCDEYGPFLINVDGKGKILAIHGPQAAEGEKSIAGGLPNIIKWRQANRGFEGLTRMPDGRIIAAVQSTLDIDGKSKKQALFTRLVSFDPATGKTAMYGYPIDSAAYSKNSDAKIGDIVALDDQHILLIEQGSDKNDGMRNLIYKVDLSKASDLTAFDKPGEYPEFDDEKTLAQRGITLAAKTQVVDLRALGWQQEKAEGLALIDSKTLAVANDNDFGVKVAMQNPVEGKKLKDYRVNAEGKLTLDDKPVETTLSVKPLKKPESDSELWIVTLPEAVK